From Cygnus olor isolate bCygOlo1 chromosome 17, bCygOlo1.pri.v2, whole genome shotgun sequence:
GCTTTcaatttgcattcattttcatgtttgtgagacatatttctattttaagagCAGCATTTGCTGCCTCTCAGAGCCAGGGTGCGCTTTTTTAACCACTCTGCCTTGCCCGTGGCTCCCGAGCGCTgatcagcagctcctgcccaccctgcagctcccgttctgctgcctctgcttctccctgccagcccccagcagccttCGGACGGGGCATTTCGAAGCCTGGaggggctgagctctgctcttggGGCTTCCCCACGCCGCTTCGGCCGCGGAGCTCTTCCCAGGTCCTTGAGCACGGAGGCAGGAGACTGCTGCAGGGATCCCTAAATCTCGACCTCGACCATACCCCGAGCGCCTCCACACGCGAAGGTGTGTTTTGGCCTGCCTCCCTGCGCTGCATGCAACAAACCCCCGGtgctccctgcccatggtgcAGAGAGGCAGGGACGCCTCCGGTCGTGGTCCCAGCAGAGCCTCAAGCAGGCGAAGGGCTCctctggggagcagggcaggccGCAGGGCGATATCCCGGCTCCATAGGTCTGGGGTCACCGGGAGCCGTGGTGTCCCCACTCACCAGCCTCTGCGCAGCTCTGCCTTTGTTCCGCCCGGTCCCTCCTCCCGCCGTGTGCTGAGTTAGGGCTTTCCGTAATGCTCTCCCGGCCTGGCTCTGTCTGGAGCTATAAAAaccctgccccagggctgccggCCGCGCCACCTCTCCGGGCGCTGCTCCTCACCCCGGTAAGTGCAGGAGGCCGGCAGCAGCGTGCGGACCCCTTCGGCCTCGCGCTGCCCGCACACCCCACACAGCGCGGCCCCACTcacggccccggggccgggcagcggctCCAGGCAGCGGTCTGCCAGCAGCCCCGCACCAGCCTCCTGTTCTCCTGCACAGAAGCACCATGAGCCAGCGCCGCAGGACGGCCTCCGGTCTCTGGAAGGTGCGGGAGGCCGGGGAGGACCAGGAGCACAGGCGGAGCCCCGCGGACACCTGCGCACGGGGGCGCAGCATCTGCTGGGGGCCTCTGCGTCTGCAGAGCCTCTGATCCGCCCGTGCTCCCCAGATCGTGGTGTGGGACGAGCCCTTCTTCCAGGGCAAGAGGCACGAGTTCACCGCCGACTGCTACAGCACGCCGGAGCGCGGCTTCAGCACCGTCCGCTCCTTCAAGATCGAGAGCGGGGCGTGAGTGCGGggccagggggctgcaggggcaggcGGAGGTGCCGGGTGCTTTCTGCCACCCGAGCCACGGGGCTGCCTCCCGCGGGGAgcggccccagccctgctgtgggctGCCGTGGGCACTGGGGGTGCTGCGTGCcgcggggtgctgggtgctgcggggtgctgggtgctgcggggtgcTGTGTGCCACGGGGTGCTGTGTGCCACGGGGTACTGGGTGCCGCGGGGTGCTGTGTGCcgtggggtgctgggtgccatGGGGTGCTGCGTGCcgcggggtgctgggtgccgcggggtgctgggtgccacggggtgctgggtgctgcggggtgctgggtgccgCGGGGTGCTGCGTGCcgcggggtgctgggtgccatGGGGTGCTGCGTGCcgcggggtgctgggtgccgcggggtgctgggtgctgcggggtgctgggtgctgcggggtgctgggtgccacggggtgctgggtgctgcggggtgctgggtgccatggggtgctgggtgccgtggggtgctgggtgccatGGAGTGCTGCGTGCCACGGGGTGCTGGGTGCcgtggggtgctgggtgccgCGGGGTGCTGCGTGCCGCGGGGTGCTGTGTGCCGCGGGGTGCTGTGTGCcgcggggtgctgggtgccgcggggtgctgggtgccgCAGGGCGCTCACCCCACCTCCCCGGCAGCTGGGCAGGCTTCGAGCACTGCGGCTTCCAGGGGCAGCAGTTCGTGCTGGAGCGCGGCGAGTACCCGTGCTGGGAGGCGTGGAGCGGCAGCAACGCCTACCGCGTGGACAGGATGTGCTCCTTCCGCCCCATCGCCTGCGCCGTGAGTAGGGCCCGGCGCGGGGCTGTGCCGGCCCCCAGACGGCCCTGGACGGGGAGacgggcagggggcagggggcggTGGGCAGGGGGTGGCCGTGCCCACGCGGTGCCCTCTCGCTGCAGGACCGCCGGCGCAGCCGGCTGCTGCTCTTCGAGCAGGAGAACTtccagggcaggaggggggagCTGAGCGACGACTGCCCCTCGCTGCCCgcgctgggctggggcagcagcgcCGTCGGCTCCTTCCTCGTCTGCTCCGGCGCGTGAGTACCGGGGGCAGTGGGACCCGCGGCACCGGGTGTCTCTGGCCCCGTCAGGGTGCCACCAGCCCTGAGATGCGTTGCGTTCTGCTCCAGGTGGGTCTGCTCGCAGTACCCGGGGTACCGCGGCTTCCAGTACCTGCTGGAGAGCGACAGCGGCGCCGGCGAGTACAAGCACGTGCGGGAGTGGGGCTCCCACGCGCAGACGGGCCAGGTGCAGTCCATCCGCAGGGTCCAGCAGTGACCGCCAGCACCGCAGCCACCCggccctgtccccgtccctcgGGCGCTGCCTGCCCGGCGCGTCGCCGGCACCAAAGCTCAATAAAAGCTCCGTTGTACGAGGCGGCGCGCTCACACTTGGGGGAGGCGTGCGGGCAGGGCGGTGGGCGAGCGGCTCCATCGCCGTGTCACCGCGGGTGTGCGGCTGCGGCGGTGCCGTGTGCCCAGGCAGGcactgcaggggcagggacGGACGGGGGTCCGTCAGTCTGCCCTGCCGTGGCACAGCCATCCGCCTGTCCCTGTCACAGGCAGGCAaagcccctgcccagctcatgcagggagcagcagaggggtGCAGTGACCGTCCCTCGGCTCCCCCAGGgatccccatgtcccccccaccccccagacCCCGTCTCCTCTGCCAGCACCCCGCTGGGGCAGCGCTGCGGCCCCGCCGAGGTGGAGGAGGACACTGCAGCCACCGCTGAGCCTGGGCAGGAGGGACCGCGGGGTCTGGCAGGCCCCAGCAGCACGCCGTGCACCCATCCTGCACCCACACACATCCCCCCTCCCATGCACACACCCCTGCACACCTCCGCACCCACGCACACACCTGTGCACGCCCCCACGAGCTCATGCATGCACCCCACAGCCGCGTACACACCCCTGCACCCCCCCTGCACACCTCTGCACCCGTGCACAGCCCCCGGCCTTGCAGCGCAGccgctgcccagagcagagccccaggcccagggctgggtgccccccctgcgcccccccaGCAGCGCGGGTCCCCGCTGCTCCTCCCAGCCGCTGCTGATAAACCACTTCTTTGGCAAGCGAGAAAATGGTGGTcagctggagctggaaatgTGGCAGGAAAAAGCCggtttggaaatatttctcatttcagaagcACTCTGGAGAAAAAAGGGTTGATGTGATTAAAATGTCCCGTTCCTgacatttgcaaaagaaagacCACCATCGGAGACAATGCTTCCCGGGGACGGAATTCTCTTCACAGGACATAACAATTAAAAGGACAGAACAGAAGAAGACCAGACGGTTTGGGGATGGGCTGAGTGAAACCCTCCGGCTGCCCCAGGACACCTGGGGCTGTTGGTTGGAGGAGCTGGTGCCCATCCCCTGGGCAGAGGGGACAGTGGGGACGGTGCCACGTCGGGGGGGAGCCAagctgggagcagggccagcagctgccactggGACCGGTCCTGTGCTGCTGGGCCCCTGGGGTCCCCTGGGGACCTGGGGCAACAATGCAAGGGGCCAGTGGCTGCAGATGGCTCTGGGTGGCTTCGGGCAGAGGCAAACCTGCCTGTGCTCCAGGCCCGTCGTGCAAAGGGCAGGGCTCTTGGGGTGCctctccagcagccccctcctgccaGGCACGGGCTGGGGGGCTCCACGCTCCCCCCACGCTGCGGGGGGCCGCAGGGCCACCTTGTGCCAAGCCAAAATCACCTGGGGCCGTGGGAGGGGTGAAGGTGACTCGGCCGCATTTCCAGCATGAAAATTGAATGGgagctgcagcatcctcccGCGCCGTAGGTAGGGCcgaggcggcggcggtggcTGCGGGGGGAGGAGTTTGCATGGCGATGTCTTGCTCGGGGATCCTCTCTGGAAGGCTCCAGCACAAAGGAGCCGTGCGGCGGCCACGAGCGTGCGGAGCCCGCCCGTCCCCAAGCCCGGCCACCGCCTGGACACCAGGTAAAGCCGCCCTTACGTTTCTCTCCGCGCTTTTCTGGATGGAAACCTGGCTGCTCTCCGGGTGCCGCCGCGTGCCGAGGGGGTGCagccccgggagcccccccAGGGGTGCGACGCCCGCAGGCACCCGCGCCCGGGCAGCTGCTGCGGCACCGCTCCCGAGGGGCCGGCAGCACGCGGGGCCAGGCGCTGCCTCGCCGTCCGCTCCCACAACAATGCCACCCCCCGGTAATTCGCACTCCCCGGCTATAAATCGTCCCCACGCGCAGCCAGGCCCGGGGGCAGCAGTCACCAACTCCTCAGCagcgctgcggggctgggggtgccgctgcccccccccgctTTGTCAGGGCCGCAGCTGCGGTGCGTGGTGGGGCCGCTCGCAGCCCGCGGGTCCCGCAGCCCCGGTACCAACATCACTGCTAACTGAGGCACCGCctgtttgttctggttttgtttttgtttttttttttctttttttttttttcagaaacctcATCAAGAATAGGGCTCGAGACAGGTAAATGGATTCTTGCCTAATTTTCAATGCTCCCGGAAGGAAGTTAGCCAAAACGATGGTTTACTTCTTTGTCTAGAAACCACCATTTTCTCCTAAACCCGGTGATTTTAGGTAGGGGCTTTAgaggaggggctggggccagcaccGCTCCAGGCGCTTCAGCGCAGCCCTTCCCCTGCAAAGAGTTAACCTGACAGACGCCGCCGCTCCTTTTGGGGAGCCATTTTCTCTCGCTATTGTTTCGCCGCCCTTTGTGCGCGGGCACACCTcgccctgggagcagggaggcgTCCAGAAGCcaaaccctgcagcaccccCGAGCCCGCAGGACCCCCCCGCACCCCTGCGGCGGGCACAAcagacgggggggggggtgttggggccggggggggggctgcagggagcaggggttTGGGGGTCCTGCcgcgggcagggggaggagggcgGCACCAGCGTGCCCACCGCGCTCAGCACCgtggtgctgtgcctgcagggcaCGAGCATCATGCCCGCTGCCTCCCCGCTCCTGCCGTGGCACAGCTTGTGTCCCCCGGCTCCCCCCTGCCACCGGGGGGGCTTCACGCCCGTGAACCCGGGTGCCGCGCCTGGACGCCCAGGTGCCACCGCCCGTGGCTCAAAAGGAGCGCGTGGTGGAAAATTGGCAGCAGCttgttttcctccccctcctgcccccccagATGTGCTTCCCTGCCGGCCCACAGAGGTGTCCGGGAGCAGgcacctgcctgcagccacgTCCCACCTGCCccaccagcacctcccagctcagcaccaagcAGACCCAGagcctgggcagagctggccgGGGCTGGGGTGGGCTACCCAGCGCCGtgccccgtgcccagccccTGGCCAGGAGCCCCGAGGCTCTGCTGGTCCCtgtcctccctgcagcagcacccaggtgCCGCAGGAGGGACGCGGGTGCGGCGGTGGGTCTGGGGGCACCTGCAGGGCACGGGGTCCCCTCGCCGCAGGACGCTGCCACACTTCCCTTAGGGCAGCGCCGTGGTGGGGGGCTTCAGTCCCGAGCTGAGCTGCGGCTCTGCCTGCGTTCAGCCCGGGCGGCTCCTTGTCCCCTTGGGCACCCAGCACGTGGAGAGGGAAGCCGCGCAGAGCTGGTGGCCTGGCATCCCCGTCTCAcgtccctgccctgcaggatCTGACCCCTTCCTTCGCGGGAAGGGCGAGGGGTTGGGGGTTCAGAGCAGGGGACACCACTTCAGGGGTCTAACCCTGCAGGCCTGGGGAGCCGCAGGGACCCGTGGAGCCAGGGGTGCCCTGCCCGCATCCTGCCCGTGTCCCCCGCGGGGCTGTGCCGGGCGGAGGGCGCTGCGCCTTGCTCTCTTGCTGCGTtggttgctttcttttgcagctgCTAATGACTGACTGAGGTCTGTTCACACACAGTCCCCTGCGCAGCCTCCGCGGcggagcagccaggcaggacaAGGGGACATTGCACGGCGCTCGTGTAGCCGGTGACGACAGGTAGgacacccgggggggggggacacggacGTTCCTCGGTCCTGCCCGGCCGTGGCAGCCCCGTGCTCACCCACACCCCGAGACCTGGGACGGGTCAGTGCAGCTGCAGCGCTGCTCCCTGCACTCTGGGCTGCTCCTCGCACACCCGGAGCAAAACCCTCACAGCTCCCCCCAGGCTTGGTCCGTGGGTTCACCCCATCCTGGGGCTGCctgcatgggggggggggggggggctgcatcTCCGAGGGGTGCCCGatggtggggagggggcagccaTTGAGCTGCCAGGGCTCTAACAGCatctctgctcccccagcaccgccagccCTGGGGCGCTGCCCCAGCTCTTGCCCATCCGGGCTGACCGTGCCCgagggagcaggggcacagggaGCTGCGATCGCTGCCAGCACGAGGACCCCCAGAGCTGCCCGGCCCCGGAGCTGCCCGGCCCGGCACAGCCACCCGGAGAGAGCCCGGCTGCCACAGGGACACAGCCAAGGAGATGGCGGTGGCGGTGCCTGAGGACACGGGTCTGCCCGCGCGCCGCTCTCCTGCCAGGTGCTGGGgcccctttcctcctgctgctgcggctggTGCAGGGCAACGGGGAGGGCATGGGCAGGATGAGAGCCGTCCCCCTCCCTGAGCATAacagaggagggggaaggggacGGGCGAGGAGCTGGCTCAGCTCCCCAGGAGGACACAATGGCCAGAGCCAGAAGGGCCCCCCGCCATCCCCACCAACCCTGCCCCGTCCCTCTGTCTGCTGGCAAAGTCCTGGTGCTTTCTACAAGTGCCCTGCACCACTGCTGCCTTGTCCTGGCGGGACCCTGGCTCTGCACCGGGTGTATTTGGGGGAAATGCCAGGTTTCTGGACCAGCCTGGAGCCCCGAggggagcagggctcagcacatCCCTCGCGGGGCCGCACAGGGATGGCAGCACAAGCACGTGTGCCCTGTGTGCGGCTGCAACAGTCGCGCTGCTGAAGGTCCCGACGGGGCACGCGGCCCCTGTGGGACGAGGGCACCTGGAGGCGACAAGGGGCAGCGGGTGCCTGggagcccctgcccagccctgtcTCGCTCCTCAGCACGTGCTCAGCACCcgctcctgcagccagccccaccGAGAGGCGGCCTCTGACGGGGAGGGGACGTGGTGCCAGGGCACGTTGCCCCCGGTCCATGTCGTGGTTTTCTctgccagccctcctcctcctcctccctctgtgTGCCGGCGGGCTCGGTGCAGACCCCAGCGGATGCCTCTGCAGAAGCCCTGCTCTTGCGGAACTGCCCCTGCCCGGTCAGCGGGCACCGCCAGCACAGGCTGCGCCGTGCTCTAGCCGTGCCTTCACCCGtccccttcctctgcttcctctgcttcagCGCCCCTGCCCTCGGAGCCTCGCGATGCTGAGGCAAAGGCTCAGCACTGCCGGGGCTGCCTCCTTCTCAGAGCACGTCTCATCCTTGCTGGTGCCGGGGCTGGGAAACACGACTTGCAGGGAGCGCTGCTCGGGGGGGGTTGTGCCCCACCGTCACGGGTGGTAGCGGCAGATCCTGCAGAGCCATTCGTTCAGGAAGGGGGTTACGTTACGCAGGCCGAACCATCCACTGACACCCTCCCAAATCTCGATCCAGTGGCAAAGCCCAAAAATGCCTCCTGCTCTGGGAAGCTGTCACCCAGGAGGGCACTGCCTGGCCGTGGGGGGACTAACCGGGACCGGCTGTGCATGCGTGCGCTCTGCTCCGTCGGTAACGCACTAACCAGGGCCCCCGGCCCCTCGCGATAACTAACCCACTAACCAGCCCCGGCGCATGCCCTACTAACCGCTCCTGTCTCGCCTCGCACTAACCATGGGCAGCCTGCGCTGTCCTTAAAGGGGAACGGAAAAGCTGGGTAAGTACAGGGTGCTgcggggtgctgcggggtgctgcggcacggcacggcacggctggGGGAACGCAGGGGCAGGACTGGGCAGCGTGGCACCAAGGTGGGCAgcgcagggcagagcagggtgggcagagcagggtgggcagcacagggcagcacagggcagagcagggcagagcagggcagagcagggcagagcagggtgcccgCAGGCAGCCCCCCGCAGGGGCCGCTCGCTGCCGCAGCGGGGCGGCGATGCCCAGGGCCCCATGGGGGTTCTGCTGCTGACTGGCAGCCCGAAACGGTTTTATCAGCAGAagcttttcagttcctttttaaGCCAGTGGATCTCTCTGTTACTAACACATTCCTGAACTGAATTAAACAAACTAATTGTCgctgcttttctcttcatttctcttccagtttgTATGCTCTCTAAGTACGACCGGTGATGCCATGCTTCTTTTACTAACCGCCTGTACTAACCTTGCCGTACTTGTTTCCCTACTGCTACTAACAACTATCCTTTGCACTTTAACTCTCTGGTGCTGTCCATCATGGCAAATGAACAGtggcctcctgcctgcccagggGACTCgtggctgctggtgctgcccagcagcactgctgccctggTACCTCTTGGAGGACAGTGCTCGGGCTGCGGGGCTTTCCAAATTTCCCTATTGGccttttctcttctgagaaaaCCATGTGGTTACATGAAGAAAAGTTGTTGAGCGGAAATAGAAAAATGCCAAAGCTGTTAACAATTGGTAATGGCCATAAAAGTGCAGCAAACCCAGTTTGCGGAGAGAtccccccaagcagcaccaTTGCCACGAGTCCCCCAGCACCAGTTCAGCTGTCACGGGAACGGCCTCGTGCTGCCTCCCCGTGTGGGTGCCGCCACGCGGAGATGGGTGCGGGTGCTCCCGGGTTCTCTTCACTCCCTTTGTCTCTCCACAGTTTATCTCCTGCCTTGCTGCATGCGGGAAGCCGTTGCCAGCAGCGTGGTCCTAACTAACTGCGAGGCGCCGAGGGCCG
This genomic window contains:
- the CRYBA4 gene encoding beta-crystallin A4: MSQRRRTASGLWKIVVWDEPFFQGKRHEFTADCYSTPERGFSTVRSFKIESGAWAGFEHCGFQGQQFVLERGEYPCWEAWSGSNAYRVDRMCSFRPIACADRRRSRLLLFEQENFQGRRGELSDDCPSLPALGWGSSAVGSFLVCSGAWVCSQYPGYRGFQYLLESDSGAGEYKHVREWGSHAQTGQVQSIRRVQQ
- the LOC121079834 gene encoding uncharacterized protein LOC121079834, which encodes MVGRGGGGGCGGRSLHGDVLLGDPLWKAPAQRSRAAATSVRSPPVPKPGHRLDTRNLIKNRARDSPLRSLRGGAARQDKGTLHGARVAGDDSTASPGALPQLLPIRADRARGSRGTGSCDRCQHEDPQSCPAPELPGPAQPPGESPAATGTQPRRWRWRCLRTRVCPRAALLPGAGAPFLLLLRLVQGNGEGMGRMRAVPLPEHNRGGGRGRARSWLSSPGGHNGQSQKGPPPSPPTLPRPSVCWQSPGAFYKCPAPLLPCPGGTLALHRVYLGEMPGFWTSLEPRGEQGSAHPSRGRTGMAAQARVPCVRLQQSRC